A stretch of the Bacillus sp. B-jedd genome encodes the following:
- a CDS encoding PP2C family protein-serine/threonine phosphatase translates to MAILIVDDNQVNLFLIEKILKRAGYDNYLSFLSAREMFDYLQIDSPHPVERPADLILMDIMMPEIDGIVACRKLQETPHTRDIPVIFVTALEDSNKVAEALDVGGMDYVMKPINKTELLARIRVVLRLKYEKDWHKKQDEKIRNELDLSMQVQKSLLSEPVNDPRLTIKASYLPANTLAGDLYYWHKIDENRYAVILLDMMGHGISASLVCMFISSVLRDLIRANPDPEHVIRELNRWMSSLNNRKQPIPYYFTAVYSVIDAGKKTIEYVNAGHPSGYAFIDGRQLAEIGSTTCAVGFFDSIKVEKKVITYEESAQLLLFTDGVPETAEKTGLAGMDDLKSAAAADWADMLEREPIDLLLSDEQQTAADDDMCVVLIRAT, encoded by the coding sequence ATGGCAATATTGATTGTTGATGATAATCAAGTGAATCTATTTTTGATAGAAAAGATCTTAAAGCGGGCAGGATACGATAATTACCTGTCCTTTTTGTCGGCGCGCGAAATGTTCGATTATTTGCAAATTGATAGCCCGCATCCCGTTGAGCGTCCCGCTGATTTAATTCTGATGGATATAATGATGCCGGAAATCGATGGAATTGTAGCCTGCCGGAAGTTACAGGAGACTCCTCATACACGGGACATCCCTGTCATTTTCGTCACGGCGCTTGAGGATTCGAATAAGGTGGCCGAAGCGCTTGATGTCGGCGGCATGGACTATGTGATGAAACCAATCAACAAGACGGAGCTGTTGGCCCGGATTCGCGTCGTGCTGCGGCTGAAATATGAAAAAGACTGGCATAAGAAACAGGATGAAAAAATCCGCAATGAGCTGGATCTATCCATGCAGGTGCAGAAGAGCCTGCTGAGTGAGCCGGTAAATGACCCGCGGCTCACAATCAAGGCCTCCTATTTGCCGGCAAACACACTGGCCGGCGACTTGTATTACTGGCACAAGATTGATGAAAACCGCTATGCGGTTATTTTGCTTGATATGATGGGCCACGGGATATCTGCCTCGCTCGTCTGCATGTTCATCTCGTCGGTGCTCCGGGATCTGATCAGGGCGAATCCCGACCCCGAGCATGTGATCCGCGAGTTGAACCGCTGGATGAGTTCGCTTAACAACAGAAAACAGCCTATACCTTATTATTTTACTGCCGTTTATTCAGTCATTGACGCCGGCAAAAAAACGATCGAATACGTGAATGCCGGCCACCCGTCAGGCTATGCGTTTATCGACGGCCGGCAGCTTGCCGAAATCGGGTCGACGACATGCGCGGTCGGTTTTTTCGACTCCATTAAAGTCGAGAAAAAAGTGATTACATATGAAGAATCCGCCCAGCTGCTCCTGTTTACAGATGGAGTGCCGGAAACTGCGGAAAAGACCGGCCTTGCCGGCATGGATGATTTAAAGAGTGCCGCGGCGGCGGATTGGGCCGATATGCTCGAACGCGAACCAATCGACTTGCTGCTTTCCGACGAACAGCAAACAGCGGCGGATGATGACATGTGTGTTGTACTCATTCGGGCGACGTAG
- a CDS encoding CheR family methyltransferase: protein MQKEELELELLLLAVYRLSGFDFRQYMNSSIMRRVQNRLRLEQLPGISRLTERVIEDETLLKKLLDDFSINVTEMFRDPGFFASFRKNVIPHLKGLPQIRIWHAGCSTGEEAYSMAILLKEEGLADKVKIYATDMSEKVLQAAEKGIIPLSKMQDYTKNYLQAGGVRSFSEYYTADSHFATLDPSLREKIIFAQHNLVTDGSFNEFHVVICRNVLIYFNQELQQHVLRLIDGSLSQGGFLGLGSKEAIRTESHPHFVEFDASEKIYRKMLK, encoded by the coding sequence TTGCAAAAGGAAGAACTTGAACTGGAATTATTGCTGCTGGCCGTGTATAGGCTGTCAGGCTTCGATTTTCGGCAATATATGAATTCTTCAATCATGCGCCGCGTCCAAAACAGGCTCCGGCTTGAACAGCTGCCGGGCATTTCGCGACTGACAGAGAGGGTTATTGAAGACGAAACGCTTTTAAAGAAATTGCTCGACGATTTTTCCATTAACGTTACGGAAATGTTCCGCGACCCCGGCTTTTTCGCCTCTTTCCGCAAAAATGTCATCCCTCATCTAAAGGGGCTCCCGCAAATCCGCATCTGGCATGCCGGCTGCTCGACGGGCGAGGAAGCCTATTCGATGGCGATTTTGCTTAAGGAGGAAGGCCTTGCGGACAAGGTGAAAATCTATGCGACCGATATGAGCGAGAAAGTCCTTCAGGCCGCTGAAAAAGGCATCATCCCGCTGTCAAAAATGCAGGACTACACTAAGAATTATCTGCAGGCGGGCGGGGTCCGCTCCTTTTCTGAATACTATACAGCTGACAGCCACTTCGCGACTCTTGACCCGTCGCTGAGGGAGAAGATTATTTTTGCCCAGCACAACTTGGTAACAGACGGATCCTTTAACGAATTCCACGTTGTGATTTGCCGGAACGTCCTCATTTATTTCAATCAGGAACTGCAGCAGCATGTGCTGAGGTTGATTGATGGGAGCCTGAGCCAGGGAGGGTTTCTCGGCCTCGGCAGCAAGGAAGCAATCCGGACCGAATCCCACCCGCACTTTGTGGAATTCGATGCTTCAGAGAAAATTTATCGGAAGATGCTGAAATAG
- a CDS encoding hybrid sensor histidine kinase/response regulator, with the protein MTFKKKQFLGLGLTLFFLVVMLFAILSLTGKIKTNMLEIVEDRYYKVNKAMEIRQSVLITDREIVHLIQDKKRMDPKEVIATLQENEKLIRGDILELEGILNQPKSKVLLKEIDSAYEDYSEMEAQLIAGMDRNLEPMKLRDIYYGAETEKDLLLQKVNEFKAYQESLMNQSLKAANNAYDQLFVALFISVALAIALITGVTLWLIRSTSRNLEAVADGINKVDYNNLAEIPRVNVEAKDEIGQIAAAFNSMAASLETFYKKEKDYTAEISEQNWVQTQSAELINLYHKSTEVESLGEQLMSKLAPAVGASLGAFYVMENQSLKKVASYADGGGSPGKDDIALREGLAGQCAVKKEPIYIENVPEDYTVISTGLGMMRPRSILIAPVTVKDETVAVIELASLEPFTSAQKQLAKKVFETLGIAIMNTLGRMEIERLLLESQAQAEELQSQSEELQAQSEELQTQAEELRMINEQLEERTKDAEMKSSELLGAKEQLEEKAKQLQLSSKYKSEFLANMSHELRTPLNSILLLSEMMGEDPDENLTDEQKDFAKVIHTSGQDLLNLINDILDLSKVEVGKLEVVFDGVNIADFGGRLEHLFTHHAVRKGLGFMVEIEDDLPDLFYTDEQRLQQIVKNLLSNAFKFTENGAVIASITRAEPDEIPADPISDTWVKISVSDTGIGIAENQQELIFEAFQQVDGATMRKYGGTGLGLSISSEFARLLGGKVMVESKEGEGSTFTLLVPSLPNGLRASEQVTAHEREGAKLGTAGRGNPIDVASVEVAAGTSTAVEDTGTAISRSGGFTAAARVGGEGILDDVPFSNLRGKTVVITDDDHRNIYALEKALQKEGMTVISAENGMECLEILQTTDHVDIVLMDIMMPVMDGYETMKHIREMDRYGDIPIIALTAKAMKGDKEKCLEAGASDYISKPLKMDQLFSAMRVWLAR; encoded by the coding sequence GTGACATTTAAAAAGAAACAATTCCTCGGGCTTGGTTTGACGCTCTTTTTCCTCGTGGTCATGTTATTTGCTATATTATCCCTGACAGGGAAAATCAAGACGAACATGCTCGAAATAGTCGAGGATCGATATTATAAGGTGAATAAAGCAATGGAAATCCGCCAGTCTGTGCTTATTACAGACAGGGAGATTGTCCATCTTATCCAGGATAAAAAACGGATGGATCCAAAAGAAGTGATTGCCACCCTTCAGGAAAACGAGAAATTAATCCGCGGGGATATTCTTGAGTTGGAGGGCATTCTAAACCAGCCTAAATCGAAGGTGCTCCTGAAGGAAATCGATTCCGCCTATGAGGATTATTCCGAAATGGAAGCACAGCTGATTGCAGGCATGGACAGGAATTTGGAGCCAATGAAACTCCGGGATATTTACTATGGGGCGGAAACCGAGAAGGATTTGCTTTTGCAAAAAGTAAATGAATTTAAAGCCTACCAGGAAAGCCTCATGAACCAGTCGCTGAAGGCGGCCAACAATGCATATGACCAATTGTTCGTGGCTCTGTTCATCTCGGTTGCCCTTGCCATCGCCCTGATTACCGGAGTGACGCTCTGGCTCATCAGAAGTACAAGCAGGAACCTTGAGGCGGTAGCCGATGGCATTAATAAAGTCGATTATAATAATCTAGCCGAGATTCCGCGGGTGAACGTCGAAGCGAAGGACGAAATCGGCCAAATTGCCGCCGCTTTCAACTCGATGGCTGCATCCCTTGAAACCTTTTATAAGAAAGAAAAAGATTACACTGCGGAAATTTCCGAGCAAAACTGGGTCCAGACCCAATCAGCTGAACTTATTAATCTTTATCATAAAAGCACGGAAGTTGAATCGCTTGGCGAGCAGCTAATGTCAAAATTGGCCCCCGCAGTCGGTGCCAGCCTTGGCGCGTTTTATGTGATGGAGAACCAATCTCTGAAAAAGGTTGCCTCCTATGCGGATGGAGGCGGCAGTCCGGGCAAGGACGATATTGCCCTCCGTGAAGGACTTGCCGGCCAGTGCGCCGTGAAAAAGGAACCAATCTACATTGAAAATGTACCTGAAGATTACACTGTCATCTCAACAGGGCTCGGAATGATGAGGCCAAGAAGCATCCTCATTGCGCCGGTCACCGTGAAGGATGAAACGGTAGCTGTCATTGAGCTTGCTTCATTGGAGCCGTTCACTTCCGCTCAAAAGCAGCTAGCCAAAAAGGTTTTTGAAACACTTGGCATCGCAATCATGAACACTCTCGGGCGGATGGAGATTGAACGCCTTCTCCTTGAATCCCAGGCTCAGGCAGAGGAACTTCAATCCCAGTCTGAGGAGCTCCAGGCGCAATCGGAAGAGCTGCAGACCCAGGCTGAGGAATTGCGGATGATTAACGAGCAGCTTGAAGAGCGCACGAAGGATGCGGAAATGAAGTCCTCTGAATTACTAGGCGCCAAGGAACAGCTTGAGGAAAAGGCGAAACAGCTACAGCTCAGCTCAAAATATAAATCTGAATTCCTGGCGAATATGTCCCATGAACTACGGACTCCGCTTAACAGCATCTTGCTCCTTTCCGAAATGATGGGCGAGGATCCGGATGAGAACCTGACGGACGAGCAGAAGGATTTTGCAAAAGTCATCCATACGTCCGGACAGGATTTGCTAAATCTAATTAACGATATACTTGACCTTTCCAAAGTTGAGGTCGGGAAACTCGAAGTCGTTTTCGACGGAGTGAACATCGCAGATTTCGGTGGAAGGCTCGAGCATTTATTCACCCACCATGCCGTCCGCAAAGGGCTTGGTTTTATGGTGGAAATCGAGGATGATCTTCCGGATCTGTTCTATACTGACGAACAGCGCCTTCAGCAGATTGTGAAAAACCTGCTGTCGAACGCGTTTAAATTCACAGAAAACGGGGCTGTCATCGCAAGCATCACACGGGCGGAGCCGGACGAAATACCTGCCGATCCAATCTCGGATACATGGGTTAAAATTTCTGTCAGCGACACAGGCATCGGTATCGCCGAAAACCAACAGGAATTGATCTTTGAAGCGTTTCAGCAGGTTGATGGTGCAACGATGAGAAAGTACGGCGGCACCGGGCTCGGCCTGTCAATTTCGAGTGAATTCGCGCGCCTGCTTGGCGGAAAAGTCATGGTTGAAAGCAAGGAAGGCGAGGGAAGCACCTTTACGCTCCTCGTTCCAAGCTTGCCGAATGGCTTGCGTGCTTCGGAACAAGTGACCGCCCATGAGCGTGAAGGAGCGAAGCTTGGCACTGCCGGCAGAGGAAACCCGATTGATGTGGCAAGTGTGGAAGTGGCCGCCGGGACATCGACAGCGGTGGAAGATACCGGGACAGCCATTTCCAGAAGCGGCGGATTTACAGCTGCCGCCCGTGTTGGCGGGGAAGGCATATTGGATGATGTGCCATTCAGCAACCTGCGCGGCAAAACCGTTGTGATTACAGACGACGACCACCGCAATATTTACGCACTTGAAAAAGCTCTCCAGAAGGAAGGCATGACGGTCATTTCCGCTGAAAACGGGATGGAATGCCTTGAAATCCTGCAGACGACCGATCATGTCGACATCGTTTTGATGGATATTATGATGCCGGTCATGGATGGCTATGAGACGATGAAACACATCAGGGAAATGGACCGTTACGGTGACATCCCGATTATTGCCCTGACCGCGAAAGCAATGAAAGGCGATAAAGAGAAATGCCTTGAAGCAGGGGCATCGGATTATATAAGCAAGCCGTTGAAAATGGACCAGCTGTTTTCAGCAATGAGGGTTTGGCTTGCGAGATAA
- a CDS encoding STAS/SEC14 domain-containing protein, producing MLTFIPSRDERTIAVEFSGAATREDAVRLEQYVRSTFGEEREFNIFARMHEVDGTTLMGLAYGMKFDAQRWSQFRKFAVVTDLKWLEAVTDLGKFLPGLEARHFSSEEEAAAWAWIKE from the coding sequence ATGCTGACGTTTATTCCGAGCCGGGATGAGCGGACGATCGCGGTGGAGTTTAGCGGGGCGGCGACGAGGGAGGATGCCGTACGGCTGGAGCAGTATGTGAGGAGTACTTTTGGCGAAGAGCGCGAGTTTAACATTTTTGCGAGAATGCATGAGGTGGATGGGACGACGCTGATGGGGCTTGCTTATGGGATGAAGTTTGATGCGCAGCGTTGGAGCCAGTTCCGGAAGTTCGCGGTCGTAACGGACCTGAAATGGCTTGAGGCTGTGACCGATCTTGGCAAATTCCTGCCTGGACTGGAAGCGAGGCATTTTTCCAGCGAAGAAGAAGCAGCAGCATGGGCCTGGATTAAGGAATGA
- a CDS encoding APC family permease, whose protein sequence is MKSSIKRFLIGRPLKSNELGEQKLNKTKALAILSSDALSSVAYGPEQILLVLATVGAAAYWYSLPIAIGVLILLLALILSYRQIIYAYPHGGGAYVVSKENLGVNYGLVAGGSLLVDYILTVAVSVSAGTDAITSAFPSLHSYNVLIAVVFVLFITTLNLRGVTESASLLAYPVYLFVFALFILIGTGMVKIVTGQVPADLHPSIGTPVAGISLFLLLRAFASGSSALTGVEAISNAIPNFKDPAPKNAAKTLAAMGTLLAILFAGIVLLAYFNGISPNEKETVVSQIAETVFGRNVFYYFIQFTTALILVLAANTGYSAFPLLAVNLAKDKFIPRMFTIRGDRLGYSNGIITLGVASILLIIIFGGHTENLIPLYAVGVFIPFTLSQTGMILKWMKEKPAGWRWKLAINATGAAISCIVSLMFFLTKFTQVWSVLVFLPMIIFIFHRIRKHYEGVADQLRISSCEAAPPIEGNVMIIPVAGITHVVENSLNYAKSLKAQQIIAVYVAFDREEEKRFVEKWEKWQPGVRLVTLHSQYRSIIQPLTKFVDIVEHKAKENNYRVTVVIPQFIPKVGWHNILHNQSSFLIRAFLLYRRDVIVTTVPYHLKK, encoded by the coding sequence ATGAAGTCTTCCATAAAACGTTTTTTGATAGGCAGGCCCTTGAAGTCTAATGAACTTGGCGAGCAAAAGCTGAATAAAACCAAAGCGCTCGCGATTCTTTCTTCGGATGCCCTGTCTTCCGTGGCATACGGCCCGGAACAAATCCTGCTCGTCCTTGCGACGGTCGGAGCCGCGGCCTATTGGTATTCGCTCCCGATTGCCATTGGCGTCCTGATTCTTTTGCTTGCGCTGATCCTTTCGTATCGGCAAATCATCTATGCCTATCCGCATGGCGGCGGGGCTTATGTTGTTTCAAAAGAGAATCTCGGCGTAAATTACGGCTTGGTTGCGGGCGGATCACTCCTCGTAGACTATATTTTGACCGTTGCTGTAAGTGTGTCCGCTGGAACGGATGCGATTACTTCGGCATTTCCGAGCCTGCATTCTTACAATGTTTTGATTGCTGTAGTGTTTGTTCTATTCATTACAACTTTGAATCTGAGGGGGGTAACGGAATCGGCGTCGCTCCTTGCTTATCCTGTATACCTGTTCGTGTTTGCGCTGTTTATCCTGATCGGGACGGGAATGGTGAAAATCGTCACCGGACAGGTTCCGGCTGACTTGCATCCATCGATTGGAACGCCGGTCGCCGGTATTTCCCTGTTTCTGCTGCTCCGGGCCTTCGCGTCGGGGAGCTCGGCTTTGACAGGCGTTGAAGCCATCTCGAATGCAATCCCGAACTTCAAGGATCCGGCTCCTAAAAACGCGGCGAAAACACTTGCCGCGATGGGAACCCTGCTTGCAATCTTATTTGCAGGCATTGTCCTGCTTGCTTATTTCAACGGTATATCACCAAATGAAAAGGAAACGGTTGTTTCGCAAATCGCTGAGACCGTGTTTGGACGCAATGTGTTTTATTACTTTATCCAGTTTACAACAGCTTTGATTTTAGTATTGGCGGCCAATACAGGATATTCTGCCTTTCCGCTGCTGGCTGTGAACCTTGCAAAAGATAAATTCATTCCGCGTATGTTCACGATTCGCGGAGATAGGCTCGGCTATTCCAACGGCATTATCACTCTTGGCGTTGCCTCCATATTGCTGATCATTATTTTTGGCGGGCACACGGAAAATTTAATCCCGCTTTATGCGGTTGGCGTCTTCATTCCATTCACCCTTTCGCAGACCGGGATGATTTTAAAGTGGATGAAGGAGAAGCCGGCGGGCTGGAGATGGAAGCTTGCCATCAATGCGACTGGCGCGGCCATTTCCTGTATCGTATCCTTGATGTTCTTTTTGACAAAATTCACCCAGGTCTGGTCTGTTCTAGTCTTTCTGCCTATGATTATCTTTATCTTTCACCGGATTAGAAAACACTACGAAGGCGTTGCGGACCAACTGCGGATTTCGTCCTGTGAGGCGGCTCCGCCGATTGAAGGGAATGTGATGATTATCCCTGTCGCTGGCATTACGCATGTCGTCGAGAACTCGCTGAACTACGCGAAATCTTTGAAAGCCCAACAAATTATCGCGGTTTACGTTGCATTCGACCGGGAGGAAGAGAAACGATTTGTTGAGAAGTGGGAAAAGTGGCAGCCCGGTGTCCGGCTAGTCACGCTCCATTCACAATACCGGAGCATCATTCAGCCGCTCACCAAATTCGTCGACATCGTCGAACACAAGGCAAAAGAAAATAACTATCGCGTCACTGTCGTCATCCCGCAATTCATTCCAAAAGTAGGCTGGCACAACATCCTTCACAACCAATCCAGCTTTCTTATTAGAGCCTTCCTGCTCTACAGGCGTGACGTCATCGTCACTACCGTCCCATATCATTTGAAAAAGTGA
- a CDS encoding ABC transporter permease, which yields MNRKVNMPIGGPDRLPVSTEERRPFTGRKLFFKRYKTELKYQAGVIRSVLDWTIWVYMVIPGLVIGGFMYAEAWQEPPGGIPLGLVIAALLLTSIGGNIRTMLEEPDLLFLLQQKGILRQMKRHAYIHSIIQALCATALFIVLALPLLSQKYMMAPFEIGALFISIFAVKISVLTIKKRMVNRYFRIAVILVALLAAAAFLLRLPFGVNGIFGTILAVLLLLYNWSGTGSNHSFFRDIEIEAAERRKWTGMILHFSPEVENLPSRQKKRPILFPYSERIFNKRSLENGLLEIVLKSFFRNWNEVGSVLQMTSITCFAIVAMPLLFKWGIYLAFLLFLNIWLESSFKRLTESPFFQAVPYDQDIKYNVWPRFRKIIITPLAILLGLLAGAASFL from the coding sequence ATGAATAGGAAAGTGAACATGCCGATAGGGGGACCGGACAGGCTTCCTGTTTCCACGGAGGAAAGAAGGCCGTTCACCGGGAGGAAGCTGTTTTTCAAAAGATATAAAACTGAACTTAAGTACCAGGCGGGCGTAATTCGCTCGGTACTGGATTGGACGATTTGGGTTTACATGGTTATTCCGGGACTTGTCATCGGAGGTTTTATGTATGCCGAGGCTTGGCAGGAACCCCCCGGTGGCATTCCGTTGGGGCTTGTGATAGCGGCACTGCTCCTCACGTCAATTGGCGGGAATATAAGGACGATGCTGGAGGAACCTGATTTGTTATTCCTCCTTCAGCAAAAAGGAATTCTTCGCCAGATGAAGCGGCATGCGTACATTCATTCGATTATCCAGGCATTATGTGCGACCGCGCTCTTTATCGTCCTGGCCCTCCCGCTGCTGTCCCAAAAGTACATGATGGCGCCATTCGAAATCGGGGCGTTATTCATTTCCATATTTGCGGTAAAGATATCCGTTCTTACTATTAAAAAGCGAATGGTTAACAGGTATTTTAGGATTGCCGTTATTCTGGTCGCCCTCTTGGCGGCGGCAGCATTTTTGCTAAGACTTCCATTCGGTGTGAATGGAATCTTTGGGACTATCCTGGCTGTGCTTTTGCTTCTATACAATTGGTCCGGTACCGGGTCGAACCATTCTTTTTTCAGGGACATCGAGATTGAGGCGGCTGAACGGAGAAAGTGGACAGGCATGATTCTGCACTTTTCCCCAGAGGTAGAAAACCTTCCATCCAGGCAAAAGAAACGTCCTATCCTGTTTCCTTACTCCGAACGGATTTTCAACAAACGCTCGCTAGAGAATGGCCTCTTAGAAATAGTGCTAAAATCATTTTTCCGCAACTGGAATGAAGTGGGCTCCGTTCTGCAAATGACCTCGATTACTTGTTTCGCTATCGTGGCAATGCCGCTCCTGTTCAAATGGGGCATTTACCTAGCATTTCTCCTATTCCTGAACATCTGGCTCGAAAGCTCATTCAAACGATTAACCGAAAGCCCATTCTTTCAAGCCGTCCCCTACGACCAGGACATCAAATACAATGTCTGGCCCCGATTCAGGAAAATCATCATTACCCCTTTGGCCATTCTTCTCGGATTACTGGCCGGCGCGGCAAGTTTTCTTTGA
- a CDS encoding ABC transporter ATP-binding protein produces MLKVKIEEAGYSESSAVLRNVGFSVGAGELVGLIGPNGAGKSTAIKSLLGVMKHVKGDIEMKEYAYIPERPLFYDRLTLWEHIEFLAATIGADDVEFTQRAENLMKVFKLSDVRYHYPESFSKGMQQKVMLILAFLRKPNLYILDEPFIGLDPRATKDLLSYLQNEKEHGAGILMSTHVLDTAEKICDRFLLIHGGRLIAMGTLTEIREASSLPDGSLLDCFDVLTSGDEQNE; encoded by the coding sequence TTGCTAAAGGTAAAGATAGAAGAGGCGGGGTATTCGGAGAGTTCTGCTGTTTTGAGGAATGTTGGGTTTTCTGTTGGCGCAGGAGAGCTTGTGGGGTTGATCGGTCCAAACGGGGCCGGGAAGAGTACGGCGATTAAGTCGCTGCTTGGCGTGATGAAACACGTGAAGGGTGACATTGAGATGAAAGAGTATGCTTATATCCCGGAGCGCCCGTTGTTTTATGATCGGCTGACTTTATGGGAACATATTGAATTTCTCGCTGCAACAATTGGAGCGGATGATGTTGAATTTACCCAAAGAGCTGAAAACCTAATGAAAGTGTTCAAGCTTTCGGACGTTCGTTACCATTACCCGGAAAGCTTTTCAAAGGGAATGCAGCAGAAGGTTATGCTCATTCTTGCCTTTCTCCGAAAGCCGAATCTTTACATATTGGACGAACCGTTCATTGGCCTCGATCCGCGTGCGACTAAGGATTTGTTGAGCTATTTGCAAAATGAAAAGGAACATGGCGCGGGTATCCTTATGTCGACCCATGTCCTTGATACTGCAGAAAAAATTTGTGACCGATTCCTGCTTATCCATGGCGGGCGGCTCATCGCGATGGGAACTCTAACGGAAATTCGTGAGGCAAGCAGCCTTCCTGACGGCTCGCTCCTCGATTGCTTTGATGTGCTGACGAGCGGAGATGAGCAAAATGAATAG
- the gnd gene encoding phosphogluconate dehydrogenase (NAD(+)-dependent, decarboxylating), with protein sequence MEIGLIGLGKMGYNLGMNMLSKEHSVVAYDVNSENVERIAGEGAKGAGSIAELVNGLEKPRVVWVMVPAGDITENVVRELSCLLEEGDIVIEGGNSHYKDTMRRHDELAEKGIFFFDCGTSGGMEGARNGVCTMVGGDAEAFKVIEPLFKDISVENGYLYTGKGGSGHFLKMVHNGIEYGMMQAIAEGFDILEKSPFEYDYQAVSKVWNNGSVIRSWLMELMENAFSKEAKLEGIKGVMHSSGEGKWTVETALDLQAAAPVIAMSLMMRYRSLETDTFAGKVVAALRNEFGGHAVEKAE encoded by the coding sequence GTGGAAATTGGTTTAATCGGTTTAGGCAAAATGGGTTACAATCTTGGGATGAATATGCTCAGTAAGGAACATTCAGTCGTTGCCTATGATGTGAATAGCGAAAATGTTGAAAGAATAGCTGGCGAAGGGGCAAAAGGTGCCGGTTCGATTGCAGAATTGGTGAATGGCCTCGAAAAGCCTAGAGTGGTCTGGGTTATGGTACCCGCAGGTGACATTACGGAAAATGTTGTTCGTGAATTGTCATGCCTTTTGGAAGAGGGAGACATCGTGATTGAAGGCGGGAATTCACATTACAAGGATACGATGCGCCGCCACGATGAGCTTGCCGAAAAAGGCATCTTCTTCTTTGACTGCGGAACGAGCGGCGGCATGGAAGGCGCTCGGAACGGGGTCTGCACGATGGTTGGCGGAGACGCGGAAGCGTTCAAAGTGATTGAGCCGCTCTTTAAGGACATTTCGGTTGAAAATGGCTATCTTTATACAGGCAAGGGTGGAAGCGGCCACTTCCTGAAGATGGTCCACAACGGCATCGAGTATGGGATGATGCAGGCAATTGCTGAAGGGTTCGATATCCTCGAAAAGAGTCCGTTCGAGTATGACTACCAGGCTGTTTCAAAAGTATGGAACAACGGATCGGTCATCCGTTCCTGGCTGATGGAACTTATGGAAAATGCCTTCTCCAAGGAAGCGAAGCTCGAAGGCATCAAAGGCGTCATGCATTCATCAGGCGAAGGCAAATGGACCGTCGAAACAGCACTCGACCTCCAGGCAGCCGCGCCGGTTATCGCCATGTCGCTCATGATGCGCTATCGCTCCCTCGAAACAGACACATTCGCCGGCAAAGTCGTCGCCGCGCTCCGAAACGAATTCGGCGGCCATGCCGTCGAAAAAGCAGAATAA
- a CDS encoding YmaF family protein, with protein MAGKDDFVQGFVPNHNHGSVDYTSVSSGHVHQCLDVTSPPIQTQDGSHVHYTEGYVVYEDGHTHHYQAYSGPAIPVGNGMHVHYYDFYTTENDGHRHRVRGVDHPAPGNK; from the coding sequence ATGGCGGGGAAAGATGATTTTGTACAAGGGTTTGTTCCGAACCATAATCACGGGTCGGTTGATTATACTTCAGTCAGTTCGGGGCACGTCCATCAATGCCTTGATGTGACATCGCCTCCAATCCAGACGCAGGATGGATCGCATGTCCACTATACAGAGGGTTACGTCGTCTATGAGGATGGGCATACGCATCACTACCAGGCCTACTCGGGGCCGGCGATTCCAGTCGGCAACGGGATGCACGTCCATTATTATGATTTTTATACAACCGAGAACGATGGCCACCGCCACAGAGTCAGAGGCGTCGATCACCCGGCGCCGGGGAATAAATAA